One genomic segment of Kocuria rhizophila DC2201 includes these proteins:
- the tyrS gene encoding tyrosine--tRNA ligase has product MSTTDLSTQHNDPSFSSLWEELNWRGLIQISTDPQALQEALDGEPITYYCGFDPTASSLHLGHLVQLLLLRRLQLAGHHPIGLVGGSTGLIGDPRQTSERILNSRETVAQWVDMLREQVQRFLSFEGANPARMVNNLDWTSQLSAIDFLRDIGKNFRVGTMIKKDIVAKRLNSEEGISYTEFSYQILQGLDFLNLYRQYDCVLQTGGSDQWGNLTSGTDLVRKTEGAAVHAIGTPLITNSDGTKFGKSEGNAIWLDPELTSPYAFYQFWLNTADADVADRLKVFTFRTREEIAELERLTREEPHRREAQRVLAADVNTLVHGEQATQQAVEASAAVFGRGSFEDLDASTLAAVAEALPGATVPGGTQHAVVDLLVATGLSDSKSAARRTLKEGGVSLNNRKVQGEDAVVSPGDLLHGRFALLRRGKKNLAAVTFTD; this is encoded by the coding sequence GTGTCAACCACCGATCTCAGCACGCAGCACAACGACCCCTCCTTCTCGTCCCTGTGGGAGGAGCTCAACTGGCGGGGTCTGATCCAAATCTCCACGGATCCGCAGGCCCTCCAGGAGGCGCTGGACGGTGAGCCCATCACCTACTACTGCGGCTTCGACCCCACCGCCTCGTCCCTGCACCTGGGGCACCTGGTCCAGCTGCTGCTGCTGCGCCGGCTTCAGCTCGCCGGGCACCACCCCATCGGTCTGGTGGGAGGCTCCACCGGTCTGATCGGCGACCCCCGGCAGACCTCCGAGCGGATCCTGAACTCGCGCGAGACCGTGGCGCAGTGGGTGGACATGCTGCGGGAACAGGTGCAGCGGTTCCTGTCCTTCGAGGGGGCCAACCCGGCGCGGATGGTCAACAACCTGGACTGGACGTCGCAGCTCTCGGCCATCGACTTCCTGCGGGACATCGGCAAGAACTTCCGCGTGGGAACCATGATCAAGAAGGACATCGTGGCCAAGCGCCTGAACTCGGAGGAGGGCATCTCCTACACCGAGTTCAGCTACCAGATCCTGCAGGGACTGGACTTCCTCAACCTCTACCGCCAGTACGACTGCGTGCTTCAGACCGGCGGCTCGGACCAGTGGGGCAACCTCACGTCCGGCACTGACCTCGTGCGCAAGACCGAGGGGGCCGCGGTGCACGCCATCGGCACGCCGCTGATCACCAACTCGGACGGCACCAAGTTCGGCAAGTCGGAGGGCAACGCCATCTGGCTGGACCCCGAGCTGACCTCGCCCTACGCGTTCTACCAGTTCTGGCTCAACACGGCGGACGCGGACGTCGCGGACCGCCTCAAGGTGTTCACGTTCCGCACCCGGGAGGAGATCGCCGAGCTGGAGCGTCTCACCCGCGAGGAACCGCACCGCCGGGAGGCCCAGCGCGTCCTGGCTGCGGACGTGAACACACTGGTCCACGGGGAGCAGGCCACGCAGCAGGCCGTTGAGGCATCGGCCGCCGTGTTCGGCCGGGGGTCGTTCGAGGACCTCGACGCGTCCACCCTCGCCGCCGTCGCCGAGGCCCTGCCCGGCGCCACGGTGCCCGGGGGAACGCAGCACGCCGTGGTGGACCTGCTGGTCGCCACGGGGCTGTCCGACTCGAAGTCCGCGGCCCGCCGAACCCTCAAGGAAGGCGGCGTGTCGCTGAACAACCGCAAGGTGCAGGGGGAGGACGCCGTGGTGAGCCCCGGGGACCTCCTGCACGGACGGTTCGCGCTGCTGCGGCGCGGCAAGAAGAACCTCGCTGCGGTGACCTTCACGGACTGA
- a CDS encoding HelD family protein, whose amino-acid sequence MREVNCVEDSATVGVSRQLEQERRYVASAYARLDELREQNERELRRVRSTSYGGGHQARSERDAFATHYEDRLAQLNAVDERLVFGRLDTTEGERHYVGRLGLATEDHRRLVLDWRAREAGAFYQATAATPMDLVRRRHLIMDGREVTALEDDVLDPERVADEDVVHGEGALIAALNSERTGRMSDIVATIQAEQDRIIRAPLSGVRVVQGGPGTGKTAVALHRAAFLLYEYRERLAKSGVLIVGPSSSFLWYIERVLPALGETGVIMSSLADLYPGVHGTVEADPWVARWKAGLHMADVVARAVADRQKVPPRAQWLTVDGHRVKLSRSLVRRARERARATGKPHNEARETFVKIVIKELAQKLGDELNEKAGSTMDRSYLREDLRQSREVRVALNLLWLPLTPQQLVAQLFSKEHYLRSAAPELDDAQVARLLRPADAPLTVADVPLLDEAAEHLGDFESAGITVRGDSSLEERKSQESAQKALEAMAEGFEDIGAQGVVTVEQLTAFNAEAPRRMTAAEAASSDRTWAYGHVVVDEAQELSPMQWRVLMRRCPLKSFTVVGDIAQAGNAAAARTWAGALEPFVGERFDLEELTVNYRTPQPIADAAARVARAAGLTVSDPAAVRDGEPPVLVDAADEGEVTRQVLACVRSELDALSGGLVGVVCPGPLIGAVGSALEREFPGLVAAGMRSLDRRIMVLTPWDAKGLEFDSVVVVEPREIASDPAGGAGNLYVAMTRPTQRLYLVGAHGMPSGIEPGTGGDGAVS is encoded by the coding sequence GTGCGTGAGGTGAACTGCGTGGAGGATTCCGCAACCGTGGGAGTGTCCCGGCAACTCGAACAGGAGCGCAGGTACGTCGCATCGGCCTACGCCCGCCTCGACGAGCTGCGGGAGCAGAACGAACGCGAGCTGCGGCGCGTGCGGAGCACCAGCTACGGCGGCGGGCACCAGGCACGCTCCGAGCGGGACGCGTTCGCCACCCACTACGAAGACCGGCTCGCGCAGCTCAACGCCGTGGACGAGCGCCTGGTCTTCGGGCGCCTGGACACCACCGAGGGCGAACGCCACTACGTGGGCCGGCTCGGTCTGGCCACGGAGGACCACCGCCGTCTCGTGCTGGACTGGCGGGCCCGCGAGGCGGGGGCGTTCTACCAGGCCACGGCGGCCACCCCCATGGACCTCGTGCGTCGGCGCCACCTGATCATGGACGGGCGGGAGGTCACCGCCCTCGAGGACGACGTCCTCGACCCCGAGCGCGTGGCGGACGAGGACGTCGTGCACGGCGAGGGCGCGCTGATCGCCGCCCTGAACTCCGAGCGCACCGGGCGCATGAGCGACATCGTGGCCACCATCCAGGCCGAGCAGGACCGGATCATCCGGGCCCCGCTGTCCGGCGTGCGGGTGGTGCAGGGCGGGCCCGGCACCGGCAAGACCGCCGTGGCCCTGCACCGCGCTGCCTTCCTGCTCTACGAGTACCGCGAGCGGCTCGCCAAGTCCGGCGTGCTCATCGTGGGCCCCTCTTCCTCGTTCCTGTGGTACATCGAGCGCGTGCTGCCCGCACTGGGGGAGACGGGCGTGATCATGTCCTCCCTCGCGGACCTCTACCCCGGCGTGCACGGCACGGTCGAGGCGGACCCGTGGGTCGCGCGCTGGAAGGCCGGGCTGCACATGGCGGACGTCGTCGCCCGGGCGGTGGCGGACCGTCAGAAGGTCCCGCCCCGCGCCCAGTGGCTCACGGTGGACGGGCACCGGGTCAAGCTCTCCCGCTCGCTCGTGCGCCGGGCCCGTGAGCGCGCCCGCGCCACGGGCAAGCCGCACAACGAGGCCCGTGAGACCTTCGTGAAGATCGTCATCAAGGAGCTCGCGCAGAAGCTGGGGGACGAGCTCAACGAGAAGGCCGGCTCCACGATGGATCGCTCCTACCTCAGGGAGGACCTGCGCCAGTCCCGCGAGGTGCGTGTGGCGCTCAACCTGCTGTGGCTCCCCCTGACGCCACAGCAGCTGGTCGCACAGCTGTTCAGCAAGGAGCACTACCTGCGCTCCGCGGCCCCCGAGCTGGACGACGCGCAGGTCGCGCGGCTGCTGCGCCCGGCGGACGCACCCCTCACGGTCGCGGACGTCCCGCTGCTCGACGAGGCCGCCGAGCACCTCGGCGACTTCGAGTCGGCCGGCATCACGGTGCGCGGGGACAGCTCGCTCGAGGAGCGCAAGTCCCAGGAGTCCGCGCAGAAGGCGCTCGAGGCCATGGCGGAGGGCTTCGAGGACATCGGCGCCCAGGGTGTGGTCACGGTCGAGCAGCTCACGGCGTTCAACGCCGAGGCGCCGCGCCGCATGACGGCGGCCGAGGCGGCGTCGTCGGACCGCACGTGGGCGTACGGGCACGTGGTCGTGGACGAGGCGCAGGAGCTCTCGCCCATGCAGTGGCGCGTGCTCATGCGCCGCTGCCCCCTGAAGTCCTTCACCGTGGTCGGGGACATCGCCCAGGCCGGCAACGCCGCGGCCGCGCGCACCTGGGCGGGCGCCCTCGAACCGTTCGTGGGGGAGCGCTTCGACCTGGAGGAGCTCACCGTCAACTACCGCACCCCGCAGCCGATCGCCGACGCCGCTGCGCGGGTGGCGCGGGCCGCGGGACTCACCGTGTCCGACCCCGCCGCGGTGCGCGACGGCGAGCCGCCCGTGCTGGTGGACGCCGCGGACGAGGGAGAGGTCACGCGGCAGGTGCTCGCGTGCGTGCGCTCGGAGCTGGACGCACTCAGCGGGGGGCTCGTGGGCGTCGTCTGCCCGGGCCCGCTCATCGGCGCCGTCGGCAGCGCCCTGGAACGCGAGTTCCCGGGCCTGGTCGCGGCCGGGATGCGCAGCCTGGACCGCCGGATCATGGTCCTCACCCCGTGGGACGCCAAGGGCCTCGAGTTTGACTCCGTGGTGGTCGTGGAGCCCCGCGAGATCGCCTCGGACCCCGCCGGTGGGGCCGGGAACCTGTACGTGGCCATGACGCGGCCCACCCAGCGGCTGTACCTCGTGGGCGCTCACGGGATGCCCTCGGGGATCGAGCCGGGAACCGGCGGCGACGGCGCGGTGTCCTGA
- a CDS encoding adenine phosphoribosyltransferase, producing MTESVEQMIDRLCAKIPDHPEPGVLFRDLTPLFADGPGFHRTVDALVDAFAGQYDCVAGVEARGFMIAAAVAYASGAGIIPVRKEGKLPRETISQSYALEYGTGTLEIHTDDAPRGSRVLVLDDVLATGGTLGAAASLLTRGGYNVAGFGVIMELTALRGRAQLGGHRVRALLRV from the coding sequence GTGACTGAATCCGTGGAGCAGATGATCGACCGGTTGTGCGCGAAGATCCCGGACCACCCCGAACCGGGGGTGCTCTTCCGCGACCTCACGCCGCTGTTCGCGGACGGGCCCGGGTTCCACCGCACCGTGGACGCCCTCGTGGACGCGTTCGCCGGGCAGTACGACTGCGTGGCCGGCGTGGAGGCCCGCGGCTTCATGATCGCCGCCGCCGTGGCCTACGCCTCCGGGGCGGGCATCATCCCGGTGCGCAAGGAGGGCAAGCTGCCCCGGGAGACCATCTCCCAGTCCTACGCCCTCGAGTACGGCACGGGCACCCTGGAGATCCACACCGACGACGCCCCGCGGGGTTCGCGCGTGCTCGTCCTCGACGACGTCCTCGCCACCGGCGGCACGCTCGGCGCGGCGGCGTCCCTGCTCACGCGCGGCGGGTACAACGTGGCCGGTTTCGGCGTGATCATGGAGCTCACCGCCCTGCGCGGGCGCGCCCAGCTGGGCGGGCACCGCGTGCGCGCGCTGCTGCGCGTGTGA
- a CDS encoding DNA-3-methyladenine glycosylase — MSPALHELLSRPAPDVAPRLLGAVFVCARDTGTVALRLTEVEAYGGQQDADLPDPGAHTFRGRTARNASMFGPPAHLYVYFTYGLHHAVNFVCRPEGTGGGVLIRSGEVVLGEETATRRRLATRSSHPPFATLARGPGNVAQALGLTLDDDAAPLVDLGATPDPVARAREAVAEREGTVWSGLALAEHPAEDVRSTARTGVSGEGGTDAFPWRFALPGEPTVSPYRRATVKRRRTR; from the coding sequence GTGAGTCCCGCGCTGCACGAGCTGCTCTCCCGTCCCGCGCCCGACGTCGCCCCCAGGCTGCTCGGGGCCGTGTTCGTCTGCGCGCGGGACACCGGCACGGTGGCCCTGCGCCTCACGGAGGTCGAGGCCTACGGCGGTCAGCAGGACGCGGACCTCCCGGACCCCGGGGCGCACACGTTCCGCGGCCGCACCGCGCGCAACGCCTCGATGTTCGGGCCGCCGGCCCACCTCTACGTCTACTTCACCTACGGGCTGCACCACGCCGTGAACTTCGTGTGCCGCCCCGAGGGCACGGGTGGCGGCGTGCTGATCCGCTCCGGTGAGGTGGTCCTGGGGGAGGAGACCGCCACGCGGCGTCGGCTCGCCACGCGCAGCTCGCACCCGCCGTTCGCCACCCTGGCGCGCGGCCCGGGCAACGTGGCCCAGGCACTCGGTCTCACGCTCGACGACGACGCCGCACCGCTCGTCGACCTGGGAGCCACACCGGATCCCGTGGCCCGCGCGCGGGAGGCCGTGGCCGAGCGTGAGGGCACTGTGTGGAGCGGGCTCGCGCTCGCAGAGCACCCCGCCGAGGACGTCCGCAGCACCGCGCGCACGGGCGTGTCCGGGGAGGGCGGAACCGACGCGTTCCCGTGGCGCTTCGCACTTCCGGGGGAGCCCACGGTGTCCCCGTACCGCCGGGCCACGGTCAAGCGCCGCCGCACCCGCTGA
- the argH gene encoding argininosuccinate lyase, which translates to MAQHEQHGTNEGALWGGRFAGGPADALAELSRSTQFDWRLAPYDIAGSRAHARVLHTAGLLDDAELTGMLDALDRLEADVRSGAYAPAPSDEDVHGCLERGLIERAGAQLGGKLRAGRSRNDQIATLGRMYLRDHASIVARNLLDVVRALIAQAERHPNAPMPGRTHLQHAQPVLLSHHLLAHAWAVLRDVQRFVDWDRRAAVSPYGSGALAGSSLGLDPNAVAAELGFDSAVHNSIDGTASRDVYAEFAWVCAMAAVDVSRMSEEVTTWATKEFSFVTLDDAFSTGSSIMPQKKNPDVAELARGKAGRLIGDLTGLLATLKGLPLAYNRDLQEDKEPVFDAIDQLEVLLPAVAGMMGTLEFHPERLAELAPQGFALATDVAEWLVRQGVPFREAHEISGEAVRVCEEQGIELWDLTDEQFAGISPHLSPGVREVLTVAGSLASRSSQGGTAPEAVARQLAELERQLAELAAFETREPVIS; encoded by the coding sequence ATGGCCCAGCACGAGCAGCACGGAACCAACGAGGGCGCCCTGTGGGGCGGCCGCTTCGCCGGGGGACCGGCGGACGCGCTCGCCGAGCTGAGCCGCTCCACCCAGTTCGACTGGCGGCTGGCGCCGTACGACATCGCGGGCTCCCGTGCGCACGCCCGGGTGCTGCACACCGCGGGTCTGCTGGACGACGCCGAGCTCACGGGCATGCTCGACGCACTCGACCGGCTCGAGGCGGACGTGCGCAGCGGCGCGTACGCCCCGGCGCCCTCGGACGAGGACGTCCACGGCTGCCTGGAGCGCGGACTGATCGAGCGCGCCGGGGCCCAGCTGGGCGGGAAGCTGCGGGCCGGGCGCTCGCGCAACGACCAGATCGCCACGCTGGGGCGCATGTACCTGCGGGACCACGCCTCGATCGTGGCCCGCAACCTGCTGGACGTGGTGCGGGCGCTGATCGCGCAGGCCGAGCGCCACCCGAACGCCCCCATGCCCGGGCGCACCCACCTGCAGCACGCGCAGCCGGTGCTGCTGTCCCACCACCTGCTCGCCCACGCGTGGGCGGTGCTGCGCGACGTCCAGCGCTTCGTGGACTGGGACCGCCGCGCGGCCGTCTCGCCCTACGGCTCCGGGGCGCTCGCGGGCTCCTCCCTGGGCCTCGACCCAAACGCGGTGGCCGCGGAGCTCGGCTTCGACTCCGCGGTGCACAACTCGATCGACGGCACGGCCTCGCGGGACGTCTACGCGGAGTTCGCGTGGGTGTGCGCCATGGCCGCGGTGGACGTCTCGCGCATGAGCGAGGAGGTCACCACGTGGGCCACCAAAGAGTTCTCCTTCGTGACCCTGGACGACGCCTTCTCCACGGGCTCCTCGATCATGCCGCAGAAGAAGAACCCGGACGTCGCGGAGCTCGCGCGCGGCAAGGCGGGCCGGCTCATCGGCGACCTCACGGGCCTGCTGGCCACTCTCAAGGGCCTGCCGCTGGCGTACAACCGGGACCTGCAGGAGGACAAGGAGCCGGTCTTCGACGCGATCGACCAGCTCGAGGTGCTGCTGCCCGCGGTCGCCGGAATGATGGGCACGCTCGAGTTCCACCCCGAGCGCCTGGCCGAGCTCGCGCCGCAGGGCTTCGCGCTCGCCACGGACGTCGCCGAGTGGCTCGTGCGGCAGGGGGTCCCGTTCCGCGAGGCCCACGAGATCTCGGGCGAGGCCGTGCGCGTGTGCGAGGAGCAGGGCATCGAGCTGTGGGACCTCACGGACGAGCAGTTCGCGGGCATCTCGCCGCACCTGAGCCCCGGTGTGCGCGAGGTGCTCACCGTGGCCGGCTCGCTGGCCTCCCGCAGCTCCCAGGGCGGGACCGCGCCCGAGGCCGTGGCCCGGCAGCTCGCGGAGCTGGAGCGCCAGCTCGCGGAGCTCGCGGCCTTCGAGACGCGCGAGCCCGTCATCTCGTGA
- a CDS encoding argininosuccinate synthase: MSDRVVLAYSGGLDTSVAIGWIGEATGAEVVAVAVDVGQGGEDLETIRQRALDCGAVEAYVADARDEFASEYCMPALQANGLYMDSYPLVSAVSRPVIVKHLVAAAKKFGATTVAHGCTGKGNDQVRFEVGIQTLGPELKCIAPVRDLALTREKAITYAEQNDLPIETTKKNPFSIDQNVWGRAVETGFLEDIWNAPTKDVYDYTDDPTFPPAADEVVITFEKGIPVALDGKPVTPLQAIQEMNRRAGAQGVGRIDIVEDRLVGIKSREIYEAPGAMALIAAHRELENVTIEREQARFKKTVGQRWTELVYDGQWFSPLKKSLDVFIQDTQTYVNGDIRMELHAGRATVTGRRSNTGLYDFNLATYDEGDSFDQSNARGFIELFGMSSKVASRREQGLAGN; the protein is encoded by the coding sequence GTGAGTGATCGCGTGGTATTGGCCTACTCGGGTGGACTGGACACGTCCGTGGCCATCGGGTGGATCGGTGAGGCCACCGGTGCCGAGGTCGTGGCCGTGGCCGTGGACGTCGGGCAGGGTGGCGAGGACCTGGAGACCATCCGCCAGCGCGCCCTGGACTGCGGTGCCGTGGAGGCCTACGTGGCCGACGCCCGGGACGAGTTCGCGAGCGAGTACTGCATGCCCGCGCTGCAGGCCAACGGCCTGTACATGGACTCCTACCCGCTGGTCTCCGCGGTCTCCCGCCCCGTGATCGTCAAGCACCTGGTGGCGGCGGCCAAGAAGTTCGGCGCCACCACGGTGGCCCACGGCTGCACGGGCAAGGGCAACGACCAGGTGCGCTTCGAGGTGGGCATCCAGACCCTCGGCCCGGAGCTCAAGTGCATCGCCCCGGTGCGCGACCTCGCGCTGACCCGCGAGAAGGCCATCACCTACGCGGAGCAGAACGACCTGCCGATCGAGACCACCAAGAAGAACCCGTTCTCGATCGACCAGAACGTGTGGGGCCGCGCGGTGGAGACGGGCTTCCTGGAGGACATCTGGAACGCCCCCACCAAGGACGTCTACGACTACACGGACGACCCCACCTTCCCGCCCGCCGCGGACGAGGTCGTGATCACCTTCGAGAAGGGCATCCCCGTAGCCCTGGACGGCAAGCCCGTCACCCCGCTGCAGGCCATCCAGGAGATGAACCGCCGCGCCGGGGCGCAGGGCGTGGGCCGGATCGACATCGTGGAGGACCGCCTCGTGGGTATCAAGTCCCGCGAGATCTACGAGGCACCCGGCGCCATGGCACTGATCGCCGCGCACCGGGAGCTCGAGAACGTCACGATCGAGCGCGAGCAGGCCCGGTTCAAGAAGACCGTGGGCCAGCGCTGGACGGAGCTCGTGTACGACGGCCAGTGGTTCTCCCCGCTGAAGAAGTCCCTGGACGTGTTCATCCAGGACACCCAGACCTACGTCAACGGCGACATCCGCATGGAGCTGCACGCCGGGCGGGCGACGGTGACCGGTCGCCGCTCGAACACCGGGCTGTACGACTTCAACCTGGCCACGTACGACGAGGGCGACTCGTTCGACCAGTCCAATGCCCGCGGCTTCATCGAGCTGTTCGGCATGTCGTCCAAGGTCGCCTCCCGCCGCGAGCAAGGGCTCGCCGGGAACTGA
- a CDS encoding long-chain-fatty-acid--CoA ligase, with protein sequence MTNLATLLTTSAAQYTSDPAIILDELHMSYGQLDELSARGAALLKANGIRPGDRVALVLPNVPHMAVLYYAILRAGGIVVPLNPLLTPRELSYHFQDSGCSFVLAWEDMAEASQKAAEEIEGLNVLPISARGTVERLQGVDPDRDVVERQDSDTAVLLYTSGTTGRPKGAELTHHNLLTNAEVAGEVFNLHHGDVMFGGLPFFHVFGQTVALNGVICSGAAVTLLPRFHPGKALEILRRDGVTIFAGVPTMYVALLHQANQDPQAVEGVDLRAGVSGGSPMPVEVMAKFEKVFGTTVFEGYGLSETSPVVCFNQPGNERKPGSIGTAVRGAELRVVDGDDQQVPTNEVGELVVRGQYVMKGYWNKPEATEGAMRGGWFHTGDMAREDEDGAFFIVDRKKDMILRGGYNVYPREVEEAIYQFPGVVEAAVVGVPSEKHGEEVGAVVVFESGVLESKGREALTQELDAFVQERVAKYKYPRIYRVTDELPKGPTGKILKRELTLDA encoded by the coding sequence ATGACCAATCTGGCCACCCTGCTCACCACCTCGGCCGCTCAGTACACGTCCGATCCCGCGATCATCCTCGACGAGCTGCACATGAGCTACGGGCAGCTGGACGAGCTCTCCGCCCGCGGGGCGGCACTGCTCAAGGCCAACGGCATCCGCCCGGGGGACCGCGTGGCCCTGGTGCTGCCCAACGTGCCCCACATGGCCGTGCTGTACTACGCGATCCTGCGCGCCGGCGGCATCGTGGTTCCGCTCAACCCCCTGCTCACGCCCCGTGAGCTGAGCTACCACTTCCAGGACTCCGGGTGCTCCTTCGTGCTTGCGTGGGAGGACATGGCCGAGGCCAGCCAGAAGGCGGCCGAGGAGATCGAGGGCCTCAACGTGCTGCCCATCAGCGCCCGCGGCACGGTGGAGCGTCTCCAGGGCGTGGATCCCGACCGCGACGTCGTGGAGCGCCAGGACTCGGACACGGCGGTGCTGCTCTACACGTCCGGGACCACCGGGCGCCCCAAGGGTGCGGAGCTGACCCACCACAACCTGCTCACCAACGCCGAGGTCGCCGGTGAGGTGTTCAACCTGCACCACGGGGACGTGATGTTCGGCGGGTTGCCCTTCTTCCACGTGTTCGGCCAGACCGTGGCGCTCAACGGCGTGATCTGCAGCGGCGCGGCCGTGACCCTGCTGCCCCGCTTCCACCCGGGCAAGGCCCTGGAGATCCTGCGCCGCGACGGCGTCACGATCTTCGCGGGGGTCCCCACCATGTACGTGGCCCTGCTGCACCAGGCGAACCAGGATCCGCAGGCCGTCGAGGGCGTGGACCTGCGCGCCGGCGTCTCCGGCGGTTCCCCCATGCCCGTGGAGGTCATGGCCAAGTTCGAGAAGGTCTTCGGCACCACCGTGTTCGAGGGCTACGGGCTGTCGGAGACCTCGCCGGTGGTGTGCTTCAACCAGCCGGGCAACGAGCGCAAGCCCGGCTCGATCGGCACGGCCGTGCGCGGCGCCGAGCTGCGCGTGGTGGACGGGGACGACCAGCAGGTCCCCACCAACGAGGTCGGCGAGCTCGTGGTGCGCGGGCAGTACGTGATGAAGGGCTACTGGAACAAGCCCGAGGCCACCGAGGGCGCCATGCGCGGCGGCTGGTTCCACACCGGTGACATGGCCCGCGAGGACGAGGACGGCGCGTTCTTCATCGTGGACCGCAAGAAGGACATGATCCTGCGCGGCGGCTACAACGTGTACCCCCGCGAGGTGGAGGAGGCCATCTACCAGTTCCCCGGCGTGGTGGAGGCCGCGGTGGTGGGTGTCCCGAGCGAGAAGCACGGCGAGGAGGTCGGCGCCGTGGTGGTCTTCGAGTCCGGGGTCCTCGAGTCGAAGGGCCGCGAGGCGCTCACGCAGGAGCTGGACGCGTTCGTCCAGGAACGGGTGGCCAAGTACAAGTACCCCCGGATCTACCGCGTCACGGACGAGCTGCCCAAGGGCCCCACGGGCAAGATCCTCAAGCGCGAACTGACCCTCGATGCATAA
- a CDS encoding ankyrin repeat domain-containing protein — protein MTDQHSDAQSPQFTEAELAYVSSLFDAARNGDTQLLSSAIEAGVPVNLTNSKGDTLLNLAAYLEREETVAMLLAHGADTERVSDMGFTALVCAVFRGNEPIARALLEAGAGQATGHQHAQDVARVFGQEHLLPLLESYGTREG, from the coding sequence GTGACCGATCAGCACAGCGACGCGCAGAGCCCCCAGTTCACCGAGGCGGAGCTGGCCTACGTCTCGTCCCTGTTCGACGCCGCCCGCAACGGCGACACCCAGCTGCTGAGCTCCGCGATCGAGGCCGGGGTGCCGGTCAACCTCACCAACAGCAAGGGGGACACCCTGCTGAACCTGGCGGCGTACCTGGAGCGCGAGGAGACGGTGGCCATGCTGCTCGCCCACGGCGCCGACACCGAGCGCGTGAGCGACATGGGCTTCACGGCCCTGGTCTGCGCGGTGTTCCGCGGCAACGAGCCCATTGCTCGTGCCCTGCTCGAAGCGGGGGCGGGCCAGGCCACGGGCCACCAGCACGCGCAGGACGTGGCCCGCGTCTTCGGCCAGGAGCACCTGCTGCCGCTGCTCGAGAGCTACGGCACGCGCGAGGGCTGA
- a CDS encoding arginine repressor has translation MSIPTTKTARQARILDLVTGGDIHSQAELAELLAADGIQVTQATLSRDLVELEAVRVRSPRGGMVYAIPLAGADRAPASGITRESTEAKLAALCRELLVTAEGSANLVLLRTPPGAAQYFASAIDHSVSPEILGTIAGDDTIMVVSRDPQGGEQLARKFLDLAR, from the coding sequence ATGAGCATCCCCACCACCAAGACCGCGCGCCAGGCCCGCATCCTGGACCTCGTCACGGGCGGTGACATCCACTCGCAGGCCGAGCTCGCGGAGCTGCTGGCCGCGGACGGCATCCAGGTCACCCAGGCCACCCTGTCCCGGGACCTCGTGGAGCTCGAGGCGGTGCGGGTGCGCTCACCGCGCGGCGGCATGGTCTACGCGATCCCCCTCGCGGGAGCGGACCGCGCCCCGGCCAGCGGGATCACCCGCGAGAGCACCGAGGCCAAGCTCGCCGCGCTGTGCCGCGAGCTGCTGGTCACGGCGGAGGGCAGCGCCAACCTCGTGCTGCTGCGCACGCCCCCGGGGGCCGCGCAGTACTTCGCGTCGGCCATCGACCACTCGGTCTCCCCCGAGATCCTGGGCACGATCGCCGGGGACGACACCATCATGGTCGTCAGCCGGGACCCTCAGGGCGGGGAGCAGCTCGCGCGGAAGTTCCTGGACCTCGCCCGCTGA